A single Phragmites australis chromosome 4, lpPhrAust1.1, whole genome shotgun sequence DNA region contains:
- the LOC133915637 gene encoding mitogen-activated protein kinase kinase kinase 1-like isoform X2, protein MQMFSWSRKQSSSAASSSGRRGGVDASMDSSSRGGSGSGSRGRSPRLDRRNAAKRIDYEVGAGAAASVGASWSSSSSAEQRSPGFRPSRSLDMAPGPPGADFRISGSVEGEVDELCRSLGLSGPEEFAIPVAAWEARKARSNSDLLPRSRLVPSLPADELSPVARSVSAPEAQPTLSVPAPISEESLHSSSTSTATDSAEEPTVATPEESPKAAPAVAVVAPAAGLPLPSPRRGGGEVGIRGARPPVLSPPPPITTLAPPPVRRSIVADDMTRSAWDIVQSFAPREERSELGGAHERVDTGHMLDTEKEDEVEDEVAAVEGELKELRIGETFEGFTGTSSLSTTNDDDASSTTTEAMLIISPNGKLRRKIKSWMRGALLGSGSFGMVFEGISDEGAFFAVKEVSLLDQGSNAQQSILALEQEIALLSQFEHENIVQYYGTDKEESKLYIFIELVTQGSLSSLYQKYKLRESQVSAYTRQILNGLVYLHERNVVHRDIKCANILVHANGSVKLADFGLAKEMSKINMLRSCKGSVYWMAPEVINPKKMYGPSADIWSLGCTVLEMLTRQIPFPNMEWFKIGITSIVSLWLQRFIGPAAASVKVFPSF, encoded by the exons ATGCAGATGTTCTCGTGGAGCCGTAAGCaatcctcctccgccgcctcctcctccggccgccgcggcggggtGGACGCCTCCATGGACTCCAGcagccgcggcggcagcgggagcgggagccgcGGACGGAGCCCGCGGCTGGATCGCCGCAACGCGGCTAAGCGCATCGACTACGAGGTGGGGGCCGGGGCGGCCGCGTCGGTGGGCGCGTCGTGGTCGTCCTCGTCGTCCGCGGAGCAGCGGTCGCCGGGGTTCCGCCCGTCGCGCTCGCTCGACATGGCCCCCGGGCCGCCCGGCGCCGACTTCCGCATCAGCGGGAGCGTGGAGGGAGAGGTCGACGAGCTCTGCCGCAGCCTGGGGCTCTCGGGGCCCGAGGAGTTCGCCATCCCCGTCGCTGCCTGGGAGGCGCGCAAGGCGCGGTCCAACTCCGACCTCCTCCCGCGCTCCCGCCTCGTCCCGTCCCTTCCCGCCGACGAACTCTCGCCCGTCGCCCGCTCGGTCTCCGCGCCCGAGGCCCAGCCGACTCTCTCCGTCCCTGCCCCCATTTCTGAGGAGTCCCTCCACTCTTCGTCCACTTCCACTGCCACCGACTCGGCGGAGGAGCCCACCGTTGCGACGCCCGAGGAATCCCCCAAGGCTGCCCCTGCCGTTGCTGTTGTGGCTCCCGCCGCAGGCTTGCCCCTTCCTTCGCCAAGGAGGGGAGGCGGGGAGGTCGGGATACGGGGCGCCCGGCCGCCCGTGCTCTCCCCACCTCCGCCAATCACGACACTCGCGCCTCCGCCGGTTAGGAGGTCCATTGTTGCTGATGACATGACTAGGTCTGCTTGGGACATTGTGCAGTCGTTTGCTCCCAGGGAAGAGAGAAGTGAACTGGGAGGGGCTCATGAACGTGTGGACACTGGTCACATGTTAGACACGGAAAAAGAGGACGAGGTTGAGGATGAGGTGGCAGCGGTGGAGGGGGAGCTAAAAGAGTTGAGAATAGGAGAGACGTTCGAAGGGTTCACCGGAACATCTTCGTTGTCCACAACGAATGATGACGATGCATCCAGTACGACTACGGAGGCTATGTTAATCATCTCACCGAATGGCAAGTTAAGGCGAAAGATTAAGTCATGGATGCGTGGTGCTCTTCTGGGAAGCGGCTCATTCGGGATGGTGTTCGAGGGGATCAGTGA CGAAGGTGCGTTTTTTGCTGTGAAGGAAGTATCTTTGCTTGACCAAGGAAGCAACGCGCAACAATCTATTCTTGCACTTGAACAG GAAATTGCACTCCTAAGTCAGTTTGAACATGAAAATATAGTCCAGTATTATGGAACTGACAAG GAAGAATCTAAACTCTATATTTTTATTGAGCTTGTTACACAAGGTTCTCTTTCATCCCTCTATCAAAAGTATAAACTACGAGAATCACAAGTCTCTGCATACACAAGGCAGATTCTTAACGGATTGGTTTATCTCCATGAGCGAAATGTGGTTCACAG AGATATCAAGTGTGCCAATATATTGGTTCATGCAAATGGATCTGTAAAGCTTGCAGATTTTGGATTGGCAAAGGAG ATGTCAAAAATTAATATGCTAAGATCATGCAAAGGAAGTGTTTACTGGATGGCACCAGAG GTTATTAATCCTAAAAAGATGTATGGGCCTTCGGCTGATATATGGAGCCTTGGCTGCACTGTGTTGGAAATGCTAACCCGTCAAATACCATTTCCTAATATGGAGTGG TTTAAAATTGGAATTACATCAATTGTATCCTTGTGGCTACAAAGATTTATTGGACCTGCTGCTGCCTCAGTCAAGGTCTTTCCATCATTTTGA
- the LOC133915637 gene encoding mitogen-activated protein kinase kinase kinase 1-like isoform X1, translating to MQMFSWSRKQSSSAASSSGRRGGVDASMDSSSRGGSGSGSRGRSPRLDRRNAAKRIDYEVGAGAAASVGASWSSSSSAEQRSPGFRPSRSLDMAPGPPGADFRISGSVEGEVDELCRSLGLSGPEEFAIPVAAWEARKARSNSDLLPRSRLVPSLPADELSPVARSVSAPEAQPTLSVPAPISEESLHSSSTSTATDSAEEPTVATPEESPKAAPAVAVVAPAAGLPLPSPRRGGGEVGIRGARPPVLSPPPPITTLAPPPVRRSIVADDMTRSAWDIVQSFAPREERSELGGAHERVDTGHMLDTEKEDEVEDEVAAVEGELKELRIGETFEGFTGTSSLSTTNDDDASSTTTEAMLIISPNGKLRRKIKSWMRGALLGSGSFGMVFEGISDEGAFFAVKEVSLLDQGSNAQQSILALEQEIALLSQFEHENIVQYYGTDKEESKLYIFIELVTQGSLSSLYQKYKLRESQVSAYTRQILNGLVYLHERNVVHRDIKCANILVHANGSVKLADFGLAKEMSKINMLRSCKGSVYWMAPEVINPKKMYGPSADIWSLGCTVLEMLTRQIPFPNMEWTNAFFKIGKGEQPPIPNYLSKEAQDFIGQCVRVDPEKRPSASQLLEHPFVNRPLRASFESSSPPAIRL from the exons ATGCAGATGTTCTCGTGGAGCCGTAAGCaatcctcctccgccgcctcctcctccggccgccgcggcggggtGGACGCCTCCATGGACTCCAGcagccgcggcggcagcgggagcgggagccgcGGACGGAGCCCGCGGCTGGATCGCCGCAACGCGGCTAAGCGCATCGACTACGAGGTGGGGGCCGGGGCGGCCGCGTCGGTGGGCGCGTCGTGGTCGTCCTCGTCGTCCGCGGAGCAGCGGTCGCCGGGGTTCCGCCCGTCGCGCTCGCTCGACATGGCCCCCGGGCCGCCCGGCGCCGACTTCCGCATCAGCGGGAGCGTGGAGGGAGAGGTCGACGAGCTCTGCCGCAGCCTGGGGCTCTCGGGGCCCGAGGAGTTCGCCATCCCCGTCGCTGCCTGGGAGGCGCGCAAGGCGCGGTCCAACTCCGACCTCCTCCCGCGCTCCCGCCTCGTCCCGTCCCTTCCCGCCGACGAACTCTCGCCCGTCGCCCGCTCGGTCTCCGCGCCCGAGGCCCAGCCGACTCTCTCCGTCCCTGCCCCCATTTCTGAGGAGTCCCTCCACTCTTCGTCCACTTCCACTGCCACCGACTCGGCGGAGGAGCCCACCGTTGCGACGCCCGAGGAATCCCCCAAGGCTGCCCCTGCCGTTGCTGTTGTGGCTCCCGCCGCAGGCTTGCCCCTTCCTTCGCCAAGGAGGGGAGGCGGGGAGGTCGGGATACGGGGCGCCCGGCCGCCCGTGCTCTCCCCACCTCCGCCAATCACGACACTCGCGCCTCCGCCGGTTAGGAGGTCCATTGTTGCTGATGACATGACTAGGTCTGCTTGGGACATTGTGCAGTCGTTTGCTCCCAGGGAAGAGAGAAGTGAACTGGGAGGGGCTCATGAACGTGTGGACACTGGTCACATGTTAGACACGGAAAAAGAGGACGAGGTTGAGGATGAGGTGGCAGCGGTGGAGGGGGAGCTAAAAGAGTTGAGAATAGGAGAGACGTTCGAAGGGTTCACCGGAACATCTTCGTTGTCCACAACGAATGATGACGATGCATCCAGTACGACTACGGAGGCTATGTTAATCATCTCACCGAATGGCAAGTTAAGGCGAAAGATTAAGTCATGGATGCGTGGTGCTCTTCTGGGAAGCGGCTCATTCGGGATGGTGTTCGAGGGGATCAGTGA CGAAGGTGCGTTTTTTGCTGTGAAGGAAGTATCTTTGCTTGACCAAGGAAGCAACGCGCAACAATCTATTCTTGCACTTGAACAG GAAATTGCACTCCTAAGTCAGTTTGAACATGAAAATATAGTCCAGTATTATGGAACTGACAAG GAAGAATCTAAACTCTATATTTTTATTGAGCTTGTTACACAAGGTTCTCTTTCATCCCTCTATCAAAAGTATAAACTACGAGAATCACAAGTCTCTGCATACACAAGGCAGATTCTTAACGGATTGGTTTATCTCCATGAGCGAAATGTGGTTCACAG AGATATCAAGTGTGCCAATATATTGGTTCATGCAAATGGATCTGTAAAGCTTGCAGATTTTGGATTGGCAAAGGAG ATGTCAAAAATTAATATGCTAAGATCATGCAAAGGAAGTGTTTACTGGATGGCACCAGAG GTTATTAATCCTAAAAAGATGTATGGGCCTTCGGCTGATATATGGAGCCTTGGCTGCACTGTGTTGGAAATGCTAACCCGTCAAATACCATTTCCTAATATGGAGTGG ACAAATGCTTTCTTCAAGATTGGAAAAGGGGAACAACCTCCTATTCCCAACTACCTGTCAAAAGAAGCTCAAGATTTCATTGGCCAGTGTGTAAGAGTTGACCCAGAGAAACGGCCTTCTGCATCACAACTTTTGGAGCACCCATTTGTGAACAGGCCGCTGCGAGCTTCATTTGAATCTTCATCTCCCCCTGCCATCCGCTTGTAG